One window from the genome of Rubinisphaera margarita encodes:
- a CDS encoding serine hydrolase domain-containing protein, with the protein MKFNRLLRSVTWLSCLFLITLSTTTLHAEEPVGGASSEEAARRENLEFRAAICAHHLCSGLWVVGREYQRTPEEVLAQDIAPFSYFGWADDFEYEVDEENRIVTVTAPGAPPRSARYTGDQGSSILPRGASDVFFQPVAVPRNLPDAASTAWPMGDQGATDPVPGVDTEAVVAALDWAMEQDDQNTRAFVVAYRGKIIGERYAPGWTKDTPQISWSQGKSITATLIAILIQQGLLELDQPAPISEWQGADDPRKEIRIRDLLQMSSGLDFTNLGFRGPESLIADNEHMRVYFDSINVFDHVVNQPLKVPPGTRNSYLNSDPLSLGRIVHDTVEAEGEDYLTFPQRALFDRIGIRSAVLETDAWGNFILSGYDYLSARDWVRFGLLYLNDGVWQGERILPEGWSEFVATPAPADASKNYGGMFWLNLPPRMDRVPKDTYWSAGFMGQVTMVIPSRDLVIVRMGPSPGDVSVYPYLNETIGRVLEALPEE; encoded by the coding sequence ATGAAATTTAACAGGCTTCTTCGATCAGTCACCTGGCTGAGTTGTCTCTTCCTGATCACGCTTTCAACGACGACCCTCCACGCGGAGGAACCGGTCGGGGGAGCGAGTTCCGAAGAGGCTGCACGTCGGGAGAATCTGGAGTTTCGTGCGGCGATCTGCGCCCATCATCTCTGTTCGGGATTGTGGGTTGTCGGACGCGAATATCAGCGGACGCCGGAAGAGGTGCTCGCTCAGGACATCGCTCCCTTCTCGTATTTCGGCTGGGCCGACGATTTCGAATACGAAGTTGATGAAGAGAACCGCATCGTCACCGTAACGGCTCCCGGGGCTCCCCCGCGAAGCGCCCGTTACACCGGCGATCAGGGAAGTTCGATTCTTCCCCGCGGAGCCAGCGACGTCTTCTTTCAACCGGTTGCCGTGCCGCGAAACCTCCCCGATGCAGCCAGCACGGCATGGCCAATGGGCGATCAGGGAGCAACAGATCCGGTGCCCGGAGTCGATACGGAAGCCGTGGTTGCTGCACTCGACTGGGCCATGGAACAGGATGATCAGAATACCCGGGCATTCGTCGTCGCTTATCGCGGCAAGATTATCGGCGAACGCTACGCACCGGGCTGGACGAAGGACACGCCCCAGATCAGCTGGTCGCAGGGGAAGAGCATCACCGCCACGTTGATTGCCATCCTGATCCAGCAGGGGCTTCTCGAACTCGATCAGCCTGCCCCCATCAGCGAGTGGCAGGGAGCAGACGACCCTCGCAAAGAGATTCGCATCCGGGACCTGTTGCAGATGAGCAGTGGGCTCGACTTCACGAATCTGGGTTTCCGGGGACCGGAATCCCTCATCGCCGACAACGAACATATGCGGGTTTACTTCGACTCGATCAATGTGTTCGATCATGTCGTCAACCAGCCACTCAAGGTGCCGCCGGGGACGCGAAACTCGTACCTCAACAGCGATCCGCTCAGCCTGGGACGAATTGTTCACGATACCGTGGAAGCCGAGGGCGAAGACTATCTCACCTTTCCACAACGTGCGCTGTTCGATCGGATTGGCATTCGCAGTGCAGTCCTGGAAACCGATGCCTGGGGCAACTTCATCCTCTCCGGATACGACTACCTTTCCGCTCGCGACTGGGTCCGGTTTGGACTGCTTTATCTCAACGATGGCGTCTGGCAGGGGGAGCGAATTCTGCCGGAAGGATGGTCCGAATTCGTCGCGACGCCCGCCCCGGCCGACGCTTCAAAGAATTACGGCGGCATGTTCTGGCTGAATCTTCCGCCGCGTATGGATCGCGTCCCCAAAGACACCTACTGGTCCGCCGGCTTCATGGGGCAGGTGACAATGGTCATTCCCTCTCGAGATCTGGTGATCGTCCGAATGGGCCCGAGCCCCGGCGATGTCTCGGTCTATCCCTATCTGAACGAAACGATCGGCCGCGTTCTCGAAGCTCTGCCGGAAGAGTAG
- a CDS encoding serine hydrolase — translation MKRHLWSFVKRAMVVLWLVMSSACQAEEPIRAAVFKGDGVGQSVEDLLQALEQNEDQIVVGRITADQIREGGLADFDVLIHPGGSGSRQGKALGQQGREEVRRFLRSGGGFLGVCAGSYLATNQYSWSLNLIDAKVVDRRHWARGNGTVELQLSPTGASFFGHVPKTLEIHYAQGPLLARREWDDPAVPDYQSLACFNTEIAKNGAPEGIMVGTSAIVRANYGSGRVFCFSPHPELTDGQESMINHAVHWLVGLADEQAVEFDGITPIVRRHFPSASPGGVAVLVTERGNVLHRKAYGFVKGRRLTTHTPLSLASVTKQFAAMCAAMLIEENRLDREQTVSHYLPELELPSQGRAILVKDLLYHTSGLPNFIKAEERASIAEFKCEHGLDFLTNKTHAEWLTTMDLRRPPGQEHEYTNSGYVLLTRIIEEVTGESFHDFQKRRIFDVLGMTETTDSTRFNGSGNMRTTLVDYTKWDRALWEQDPRILSPAGYEMLFQQGLLDDGTPVDYGFGWRLKYRDGELLIAEHGGVGSGTTAARNLIRRHFDEGITIAIFAQENPELGRADRARFASELYECVLKRPE, via the coding sequence ATGAAACGGCACCTGTGGAGTTTCGTTAAGCGTGCGATGGTCGTTCTCTGGCTGGTGATGAGTTCCGCCTGTCAGGCCGAAGAGCCAATCAGAGCCGCTGTTTTCAAAGGGGACGGGGTTGGCCAGAGCGTCGAGGATCTTCTTCAGGCTCTCGAACAGAATGAAGATCAGATCGTCGTCGGTCGAATCACGGCTGATCAGATCAGAGAGGGTGGCCTTGCCGATTTCGATGTTCTGATCCATCCCGGCGGAAGCGGCAGCCGGCAGGGAAAGGCACTCGGTCAACAGGGGCGAGAAGAGGTCCGCCGTTTCCTCCGCAGCGGCGGAGGCTTTCTCGGCGTGTGTGCAGGCAGCTACCTGGCAACGAACCAGTATTCATGGTCGTTGAACCTGATCGACGCCAAAGTGGTTGATCGCCGTCACTGGGCCCGGGGCAACGGAACCGTTGAGCTTCAGCTTTCTCCCACGGGAGCCTCGTTCTTTGGTCACGTCCCGAAGACTCTGGAGATTCACTACGCACAGGGACCTTTGCTGGCTCGTCGAGAATGGGATGATCCGGCCGTCCCGGACTATCAGAGTCTGGCCTGCTTCAACACAGAAATCGCCAAGAATGGTGCTCCTGAGGGGATCATGGTCGGCACCTCGGCCATCGTTCGAGCCAACTACGGCTCCGGCCGCGTTTTCTGCTTCTCGCCGCATCCCGAGCTGACCGACGGACAGGAGTCGATGATCAACCACGCCGTCCACTGGCTGGTGGGACTGGCCGACGAGCAGGCCGTTGAGTTCGATGGCATCACCCCGATTGTACGACGCCACTTCCCCTCCGCTTCCCCCGGTGGCGTCGCCGTCCTGGTGACCGAACGCGGGAACGTGCTTCATCGGAAAGCTTACGGCTTCGTAAAAGGACGACGATTGACGACTCACACTCCGCTGAGTCTGGCCTCGGTCACCAAGCAATTCGCCGCGATGTGCGCCGCGATGCTTATTGAAGAGAACAGGCTCGACCGCGAGCAGACGGTCTCTCACTATTTGCCGGAACTCGAATTGCCGTCGCAGGGCCGAGCCATTCTCGTGAAAGACCTGCTGTACCACACGAGCGGTCTGCCCAACTTCATTAAAGCGGAAGAAAGAGCGTCGATTGCGGAGTTCAAATGTGAGCACGGGCTCGATTTCCTGACCAACAAAACGCACGCGGAATGGCTGACGACCATGGACCTCCGGCGTCCTCCCGGCCAGGAACATGAATACACCAACTCCGGGTATGTGCTGCTGACGCGAATTATCGAAGAGGTTACCGGCGAGTCCTTCCACGACTTCCAGAAGCGACGCATCTTTGATGTTCTGGGCATGACGGAAACGACCGACAGTACACGATTCAACGGCTCTGGAAACATGCGGACCACTCTCGTGGACTATACGAAATGGGATCGAGCTCTCTGGGAGCAGGATCCTCGAATTCTTTCGCCGGCGGGTTATGAAATGCTCTTTCAGCAAGGACTTCTCGACGATGGCACGCCCGTCGATTACGGATTTGGCTGGAGGCTGAAATACAGAGACGGCGAGCTGTTGATTGCCGAACATGGCGGAGTCGGCAGTGGAACGACAGCGGCTCGAAACCTCATCCGACGTCATTTTGACGAGGGAATCACCATCGCTATTTTCGCTCAGGAGAACCCCGAACTGGGCCGCGCGGACAGGGCCCGGTTCGCCAGCGAACTCTACGAGTGTGTCCTCAAACGACCAGAATGA
- a CDS encoding neutral/alkaline non-lysosomal ceramidase N-terminal domain-containing protein: MRVFWLLLILAVCGVPLAFCQAEDARTFPVGIARVDITPEYPVPLSGYAARGSRLFDRVEQRLWARGIAVLDPQGRPRVLITVDSCGVPAAVTKQVVAKLNAEHGTTAADLVVCSTHTHSAPMLTGVLPNLFTKDLTSDEQAVIARYTQDLATNLTQVAERAIADAQPAYLEWGVSTASFAKNRRQEAGPVDHDVPILVIRSPEGEPRAILVNYACHCTSLSPVPFMSGDWAGCAVEGIEAEFPTSMAMVAIGCGADQNPKVRGDDQGAARVNGRGIVDAVRRRLQTGLTAITGDLMTRGEEITLPLATLPTEDEWKARAQQPGITGYHARKNLKRLEQGESLPDEIEYPVQSWIFGDDLAMVFLGGEVVVDYSLAIKGKYGEKLWVSAYANDVPCYIPSERVLAEGGYEGRNAMVWYDLPGPFAPGLEEKILKAVASQIPANYQPSDDVSQTGGKRPLSPEESISRMNVADDLQVEVVAAEPLVVDPVAVEFGPDGKLWVVEMRDYPEGIDGNLAPGGVVKFLEDLDQDGVYDQATVFLEGLAFPTGLMVWKQGILVCTAPDVLYAEDTDGDGKADVRQTVLTGFATHNYQARVNSLAPGLDDWVYASGGLFGGVIESFNGQTVNVTNRDFRFRPDTGELEPVSGRTQQGRVRDDSGAWFGCRNGSLCLHYPVEESYYRKNPYVVSPPAEVAVPRGPDASQLYPVGELVQFHLSGQRGRPTSACGLGLYRDVALGQAFYGNAFVCEPVNQLVHRRILQPEGVTFAGYRADEEQDREFLSSTDNWFRPVQMRTAPDGSLLIVDMYRYLIEHPKFLSPESVQELNVRAGETRGRIYRVTRKGQQLKPIPNLKQLDTPELASLMESQNGTLRDMVQQELCFRKDQSAAPVLRQIATNAEFPAARLQALWTLNTLQALDAKLLRPRISDHDPAVRRTAIRLAEPFLNESPELANAVLGQTGNEQDVAVLLQLAYSLGELNGERATVALLNLMQEHADNVYIRSAVLTSFEPARLPSAIANLLPQVSENPKLLPVLKALTGMAVAANQPAVLNEIAGQLTAHAVSNPNVRTWEWTELAKLMQSPRSNAEDQSEAFQQQLKVLSERARKLVSDADQSVEQRVAVLEFLLSLEQTQDDFEFASELLAPQSPLKLQIAAVTNLIAIQNPDALSLVFENWSQFTPALQQEVLNQLLLRESTTKELLVRVEQKQVRPPQIDSTNRQRLLDHQNTEIKQRAQKLFSAASSASREQVLKQYQSIDLKQGDRERGRLVFEKQCSSCHRLDGNGHAVGPDLAALTDQSKSFLLTAILDPNKAIDGRYASYVAVTDDGKLNTGILVSEQSNSITLKAQQGKVLTVLRSQIDGLINTGKSLMPEGLERDIPPAAMADLLVYLQEHSAPLSYKYAGIVKPDATYPDEPAKLKLVDRMNGTDRFNDGQWVGFRFAGEQPQPRIELDLGKKTTVQSLRIVYGVNHEPGSIHAPRSIQISFSNNGQEFGNAVQFSDFDDHPDGLGLYEIDRRVIEIKLPEQTARFVRIDFQSTGHWLFLSEISLSNTVASDQHEGVPVSSAETKPSEPEVDPVATIRSLVADVEVGTPDEYRHIPEIWRQAFAVGKRNQGEELERLLAASLPGFGEPLQCWQAVVLGGGIINGLTIAGEWPRERIEQILKSSPPLEVRWRQSLHAASRMADDPTIKSGTRYDALRMIAMLDYEKCQQQLKRYLTDPKQAELQMGAVSGLGDIDVPETTQALIEALPDLTPRNRKLAAEALIRTDQRAFAVLQALKKGSLASEMIEPSVQQQLKESENPEIQEQANAVFP, from the coding sequence GTGCGTGTATTTTGGCTGCTTCTGATCCTGGCGGTTTGCGGTGTTCCTCTGGCGTTCTGCCAGGCTGAAGACGCAAGAACATTTCCGGTGGGAATCGCCAGGGTTGATATCACTCCGGAGTATCCGGTGCCCTTGAGCGGCTATGCGGCTCGGGGGTCAAGGCTGTTCGATCGGGTCGAGCAGCGGCTTTGGGCGCGCGGCATTGCGGTGCTCGATCCGCAGGGACGGCCCCGGGTTCTCATCACCGTGGACAGTTGCGGCGTTCCGGCTGCTGTCACGAAGCAGGTCGTCGCGAAACTGAACGCAGAACATGGGACAACCGCTGCTGACCTGGTTGTCTGTTCGACGCACACCCACTCGGCTCCGATGCTCACCGGAGTATTGCCCAATCTCTTCACCAAGGATTTGACGTCCGACGAGCAGGCAGTGATCGCCCGCTACACGCAGGACCTTGCGACGAACCTGACACAGGTTGCTGAACGGGCCATTGCGGATGCACAGCCGGCGTACCTCGAATGGGGAGTCAGCACCGCAAGCTTCGCAAAGAATCGCAGGCAGGAGGCTGGGCCTGTCGATCACGATGTTCCGATCCTGGTCATCCGGAGTCCGGAGGGCGAGCCTCGGGCGATTCTGGTCAACTATGCCTGTCACTGCACGTCGCTTTCGCCGGTCCCATTTATGTCTGGGGACTGGGCCGGGTGTGCTGTTGAAGGGATCGAAGCTGAGTTCCCGACCAGCATGGCCATGGTCGCCATCGGTTGTGGCGCCGACCAGAATCCGAAAGTCCGCGGAGACGACCAGGGAGCCGCCCGAGTCAACGGCCGGGGGATTGTCGATGCGGTCCGTCGACGTCTGCAGACGGGGCTGACAGCGATCACTGGCGACCTGATGACACGAGGCGAAGAGATCACGCTGCCATTGGCAACTCTGCCCACCGAGGACGAATGGAAAGCTCGTGCTCAACAGCCGGGAATCACCGGGTATCACGCGCGGAAGAATCTGAAACGTCTCGAGCAGGGAGAATCGTTGCCGGACGAGATCGAGTATCCCGTGCAATCCTGGATCTTCGGCGACGATCTGGCGATGGTGTTTCTCGGAGGCGAGGTGGTCGTCGACTATTCGCTGGCCATCAAGGGAAAGTATGGAGAGAAGCTCTGGGTTTCGGCGTATGCGAATGATGTCCCCTGTTACATTCCTTCGGAACGTGTACTGGCAGAAGGGGGCTATGAAGGGCGGAACGCAATGGTCTGGTACGATCTTCCCGGCCCCTTCGCCCCTGGACTGGAAGAGAAGATCCTGAAGGCGGTCGCGTCGCAGATTCCCGCCAATTATCAGCCGTCTGACGATGTGAGCCAGACCGGCGGCAAACGCCCGCTCAGTCCGGAAGAATCGATCTCTCGAATGAATGTTGCCGACGACCTGCAGGTCGAAGTCGTGGCGGCAGAGCCGCTGGTCGTCGACCCTGTAGCCGTTGAGTTCGGACCGGACGGCAAACTCTGGGTGGTCGAAATGCGAGACTACCCGGAGGGGATCGATGGGAATCTCGCGCCGGGGGGCGTTGTCAAATTCCTGGAAGACCTCGATCAGGATGGAGTCTACGATCAGGCGACCGTTTTCCTGGAGGGTCTCGCATTTCCGACCGGATTGATGGTCTGGAAGCAGGGCATCCTCGTCTGCACGGCTCCCGATGTCCTCTACGCGGAAGATACGGATGGCGACGGAAAGGCGGACGTCAGGCAGACGGTGCTGACCGGCTTTGCGACGCACAACTATCAGGCCCGGGTCAACAGTCTGGCCCCCGGCCTCGACGACTGGGTGTACGCTTCGGGCGGACTGTTCGGAGGGGTGATTGAGTCATTCAACGGGCAGACGGTGAATGTCACCAATCGCGATTTTCGGTTTCGACCTGACACGGGGGAACTGGAACCGGTCAGTGGTCGGACTCAGCAGGGACGAGTCCGTGACGACTCTGGAGCGTGGTTCGGTTGCCGCAATGGAAGCCTCTGTCTGCACTACCCGGTGGAGGAATCGTATTATCGCAAGAATCCGTACGTCGTCTCTCCGCCGGCGGAAGTAGCCGTCCCCCGAGGCCCCGATGCCAGTCAGCTGTATCCGGTAGGAGAACTGGTTCAGTTCCACTTGAGTGGACAACGCGGCCGACCGACTTCGGCCTGTGGTTTGGGGCTCTACCGCGACGTCGCTCTCGGGCAGGCTTTCTACGGCAACGCGTTCGTCTGTGAGCCGGTCAATCAACTGGTACACCGCAGAATCCTTCAACCTGAAGGTGTGACGTTCGCTGGCTATCGAGCGGATGAGGAGCAGGATCGGGAGTTTTTGTCTTCAACCGACAACTGGTTTCGTCCCGTTCAGATGCGGACGGCTCCCGATGGTTCGCTGCTGATCGTCGATATGTACCGTTATCTCATCGAACATCCCAAGTTTCTCTCGCCAGAGTCGGTGCAGGAGTTGAATGTCCGGGCGGGCGAGACGCGCGGGCGGATCTACCGCGTCACACGAAAAGGGCAGCAACTCAAGCCGATTCCCAATTTGAAACAGCTCGATACACCGGAACTGGCGAGTCTGATGGAAAGTCAAAACGGAACCTTGCGGGACATGGTTCAACAGGAGTTGTGCTTCCGAAAGGACCAGAGTGCCGCCCCTGTATTAAGGCAGATTGCCACAAACGCCGAGTTCCCCGCCGCCCGGCTCCAGGCACTGTGGACACTGAATACGCTGCAGGCACTCGACGCAAAATTGCTACGGCCTCGGATTAGCGACCACGATCCGGCAGTGCGTCGGACTGCGATCCGGCTCGCCGAACCATTCCTGAATGAGTCGCCGGAACTGGCGAATGCGGTGCTGGGACAGACCGGGAATGAGCAGGACGTTGCGGTTCTGCTGCAACTGGCCTATTCGCTGGGAGAACTGAATGGGGAGAGGGCGACTGTCGCCCTGTTGAACCTCATGCAAGAGCACGCCGACAACGTTTATATTCGCTCAGCCGTGCTCACGAGCTTTGAGCCGGCCCGGCTGCCCTCCGCGATCGCGAATCTGTTGCCTCAAGTTTCTGAAAATCCAAAGCTGTTGCCGGTGCTCAAGGCGCTGACGGGGATGGCTGTCGCCGCAAACCAGCCTGCGGTTCTGAATGAGATTGCCGGTCAGCTGACAGCTCACGCTGTCTCCAACCCGAACGTTCGAACCTGGGAGTGGACCGAGCTGGCGAAGTTGATGCAGTCCCCTCGTTCCAATGCGGAAGACCAGTCGGAAGCGTTTCAGCAACAACTGAAAGTTCTGAGTGAGCGTGCCCGGAAACTGGTCTCGGACGCGGATCAGTCTGTTGAGCAGCGAGTGGCGGTGCTGGAGTTCCTGTTGAGTCTTGAGCAGACTCAAGACGACTTCGAGTTCGCTTCCGAGTTGCTTGCTCCGCAGAGCCCGTTGAAGCTGCAGATTGCAGCCGTGACGAACCTGATCGCGATTCAGAACCCGGATGCTCTGTCGCTGGTTTTCGAGAACTGGAGCCAGTTCACGCCCGCTTTGCAGCAGGAAGTCTTGAATCAGTTGCTTCTGCGGGAATCGACGACGAAGGAGTTGCTGGTCAGAGTCGAACAGAAACAGGTCCGCCCGCCGCAGATTGATTCGACCAATCGCCAGCGACTGCTCGATCATCAGAATACCGAGATCAAACAGCGGGCTCAGAAGCTCTTTTCGGCTGCCAGCAGTGCCAGCCGGGAGCAGGTCCTCAAGCAGTATCAGTCGATCGATCTGAAGCAGGGGGACCGGGAGCGAGGACGGCTGGTTTTTGAGAAGCAGTGTTCCAGCTGCCATCGCCTCGATGGGAACGGACACGCCGTCGGCCCGGATCTGGCTGCGTTGACCGATCAGTCGAAGTCGTTTCTGTTGACGGCGATTCTGGATCCAAACAAAGCCATCGATGGCCGGTACGCGTCCTATGTTGCAGTGACTGACGACGGAAAGCTCAATACGGGGATTCTCGTCTCCGAGCAGAGCAACAGCATCACCCTTAAGGCTCAGCAGGGAAAGGTGCTGACAGTCCTCCGGTCGCAGATCGACGGGCTGATCAACACCGGCAAGTCGCTGATGCCCGAAGGGCTCGAACGGGACATCCCTCCGGCTGCGATGGCCGATCTGCTGGTGTATCTGCAGGAGCACAGTGCACCGCTGAGCTACAAATACGCGGGGATCGTCAAGCCGGACGCCACCTACCCGGATGAGCCGGCGAAACTGAAGCTGGTCGACCGCATGAATGGAACCGACCGCTTCAACGACGGACAGTGGGTCGGATTTCGGTTTGCCGGGGAACAACCTCAGCCGCGTATTGAACTCGACCTGGGGAAGAAGACGACGGTGCAATCACTGCGGATTGTGTATGGCGTCAATCACGAGCCCGGTTCGATTCATGCCCCCCGTTCGATCCAGATTTCCTTCAGCAACAACGGGCAGGAGTTCGGGAATGCGGTGCAGTTTTCGGACTTCGATGATCATCCGGATGGCCTGGGGCTTTACGAGATCGACCGCCGGGTGATTGAGATCAAGCTGCCGGAGCAGACGGCTCGATTCGTGCGGATCGATTTCCAGAGTACCGGACACTGGCTGTTCCTCTCCGAGATTTCCTTGTCGAATACCGTGGCCAGCGATCAGCATGAGGGGGTTCCGGTCAGTTCAGCGGAAACGAAACCATCCGAACCGGAAGTCGATCCGGTGGCGACCATCAGGTCGCTCGTGGCGGATGTCGAGGTCGGAACGCCCGATGAATATCGCCACATCCCGGAGATCTGGCGACAGGCGTTTGCGGTCGGGAAGAGGAATCAAGGCGAGGAGTTGGAACGGTTGCTGGCCGCGTCGCTGCCGGGGTTTGGAGAACCGCTGCAATGCTGGCAGGCGGTTGTTCTCGGCGGGGGCATCATCAATGGACTGACGATCGCCGGCGAATGGCCCCGCGAACGCATCGAACAGATCCTGAAGTCTTCTCCTCCGCTGGAAGTCCGCTGGAGACAGTCTCTGCATGCCGCCAGCAGGATGGCCGATGATCCGACCATCAAGTCGGGAACCCGCTACGATGCTCTGCGTATGATCGCCATGCTCGATTATGAGAAGTGTCAACAGCAGTTGAAACGCTACCTTACCGATCCGAAGCAGGCTGAGTTGCAGATGGGAGCCGTCAGCGGACTGGGGGATATCGATGTGCCTGAGACGACTCAGGCTCTGATCGAGGCGCTGCCAGATTTGACGCCGCGGAATCGAAAGCTCGCCGCCGAAGCACTGATCCGCACCGATCAGCGGGCGTTTGCCGTTCTGCAGGCTTTGAAGAAGGGTTCACTGGCTTCTGAAATGATCGAGCCGTCTGTTCAACAGCAGTTGAAAGAGTCTGAGAATCCTGAGATTCAGGAACAGGCGAATGCGGTCTTTCCGTGA
- a CDS encoding RNA polymerase sigma factor — translation MRRRLQNHELSQWVEETAPGALAYAVTLVRDATTAEDLVQDCYQRLISKSDEYDLVKDGKKLLFKSITNACINWTTRQSELSGLEIGAAESESRGPVDFAIHNELSAAVDEALATLPVDQRATMELHVMGYSAAEVAEMLEITSGNARVLLHRARGKLAEQLRNYLE, via the coding sequence GTGAGGCGTCGCCTGCAGAATCACGAGTTGAGCCAGTGGGTCGAGGAGACTGCGCCGGGAGCGTTGGCGTATGCCGTAACGCTCGTCCGCGACGCGACGACAGCGGAGGATCTCGTCCAGGATTGTTATCAGCGGCTGATCTCGAAGTCGGATGAGTATGACCTCGTCAAAGACGGAAAGAAGCTGCTGTTCAAGTCGATTACCAATGCCTGCATCAACTGGACCACGAGACAATCGGAACTCTCCGGTCTGGAGATCGGGGCAGCCGAATCGGAGTCTCGCGGGCCGGTGGACTTCGCAATTCACAATGAGTTGTCGGCGGCCGTCGATGAGGCGTTGGCAACGTTACCTGTGGACCAGCGTGCCACGATGGAACTGCACGTGATGGGGTACTCCGCGGCGGAAGTGGCGGAGATGTTGGAGATCACATCGGGGAACGCTCGCGTGCTGCTCCATCGGGCTCGCGGCAAGCTGGCTGAGCAGCTTCGCAATTATCTGGAATGA